In bacterium, a single genomic region encodes these proteins:
- a CDS encoding WecB/TagA/CpsF family glycosyltransferase, giving the protein MDHALAAVERWIARREAHYVCVTNIHGVIESQRDRDLRRIHNAAGLVTPDGMPLVWLSRLRGRRHVERVYGPDLMLALCERSAEMGYRHFFYGGARHVPDRLAANLQRRFPGLRVAGTYAPPFRPLTDAEDEGIVELINRAGPDIVWVGLSTPKQERWMATHVGRVDAPVLIGVGAAFDFHAGVKAQAPRWMQRSGSEWLFRLATEPRRLWRRYATTIPSFLWLCLLQTLGIREFRLEETVPRSAAGGAPDLEAPRGDAAVEFETTTDPRSL; this is encoded by the coding sequence ATGGATCACGCCCTCGCCGCGGTTGAGCGGTGGATTGCGAGGCGTGAAGCGCATTATGTCTGCGTCACCAACATCCACGGGGTGATCGAAAGCCAGCGCGACCGGGATCTTCGGCGGATCCACAACGCTGCGGGACTGGTCACCCCGGACGGGATGCCGCTGGTGTGGCTCAGCCGCCTCCGAGGCCGGCGGCACGTGGAACGCGTCTACGGCCCGGACCTCATGCTCGCGCTGTGTGAACGTTCAGCGGAAATGGGCTATCGTCACTTCTTCTATGGGGGAGCGAGGCACGTGCCCGATCGGTTGGCGGCGAATCTCCAGCGGCGCTTCCCGGGGCTGCGGGTGGCGGGGACGTACGCGCCGCCCTTTCGCCCGCTGACGGATGCGGAAGACGAAGGCATCGTGGAACTGATCAACCGGGCCGGACCGGACATCGTCTGGGTCGGGTTGAGCACTCCGAAACAAGAGCGGTGGATGGCGACGCATGTGGGGAGGGTGGACGCGCCCGTGTTGATCGGGGTGGGAGCGGCCTTCGACTTTCACGCCGGCGTGAAGGCGCAAGCCCCCCGTTGGATGCAGCGGAGCGGATCGGAGTGGCTCTTTCGCCTGGCCACAGAGCCACGACGGTTATGGCGCCGCTATGCCACGACGATTCCGTCGTTCTTGTGGCTGTGCCTCCTGCAGACCCTTGGGATCAGAGAGTTCCGCCTCGAGGAGACGGTCCCGCGGTCGGCCGCCGGCGGGGCGCCGGATCTTGAGGCCCCCCGAGGGGATGCGGCGGTCGAATTCGAGACCACGACGGATCCTCGGTCTCTGTGA
- a CDS encoding NAD(P)-binding domain-containing protein yields MGDSMDPAVAIIGAGPYGLSVAAYLRSGGVAFRIFGTPMHRWREQMPKGMFLKSEGCASNLFAPGAGPTLRQYCAAQGLPYADYGAPVSLETFTQYGLSFQQRAVPMVEDAMVTALERSSESFQVRLGSGETFRAGKVVVATGLSHTAHIPAVLAQLPPALRSHSGEHDDLSRFKGGDVTVVGAGQSALETAALLHEAGAEVRLLVRRPAVLWNPPPAARRRSLYARARHPMSNLGPGLGLWFYSNAPMAFYHLPEPIRIARAHKALGPAGAWWLRNRVEGRVPIVVGCSVGGAEPSGEGVLLHLTRSDGGIRRLTTDHVIAATGYRFALDSLPFLGERLRSQLRSVQRTPILSPNFESSVPGLYFTGLASANHFGPAMRFLHGADYTARRVSHHVAGGRRTRSSLPAGGRRALRCREFSYDRSP; encoded by the coding sequence ATGGGTGATTCGATGGATCCGGCAGTTGCGATCATCGGTGCGGGGCCATACGGGTTGTCGGTTGCGGCGTACCTCCGGTCCGGCGGCGTGGCGTTCCGGATCTTCGGCACGCCGATGCACCGCTGGCGCGAACAAATGCCGAAGGGGATGTTCCTCAAATCCGAAGGGTGTGCGTCAAACCTCTTCGCGCCGGGCGCCGGCCCCACGCTCCGGCAATACTGCGCTGCGCAGGGGCTGCCGTATGCCGATTATGGCGCGCCGGTCTCGCTCGAGACGTTCACGCAGTACGGCCTCTCCTTCCAGCAGCGGGCTGTCCCGATGGTCGAGGATGCAATGGTCACGGCGCTTGAGAGGTCGTCTGAGTCGTTCCAGGTGCGGCTGGGCAGCGGGGAAACGTTCAGGGCCGGCAAGGTCGTGGTGGCGACCGGGTTGTCTCATACGGCTCACATCCCTGCGGTGCTGGCCCAGTTGCCTCCAGCGCTGCGATCGCACAGCGGGGAGCACGACGATCTGAGCCGGTTCAAAGGGGGGGACGTCACCGTGGTCGGCGCGGGGCAATCGGCGCTGGAGACCGCCGCGCTGCTGCACGAGGCGGGAGCCGAAGTGCGGTTGCTGGTGCGCCGGCCGGCGGTCCTCTGGAACCCCCCCCCGGCCGCGCGTCGTCGATCGCTGTACGCACGGGCGCGCCATCCGATGTCGAACCTGGGGCCCGGGCTCGGGCTGTGGTTCTACTCGAACGCGCCGATGGCGTTTTACCATCTGCCGGAACCGATTCGGATCGCCAGGGCACACAAGGCGCTTGGGCCCGCGGGGGCGTGGTGGCTCAGGAACCGCGTCGAGGGTCGGGTGCCGATCGTGGTCGGGTGCTCGGTGGGGGGAGCGGAGCCGAGCGGCGAGGGAGTCCTCCTGCATCTCACCAGGTCGGACGGCGGGATCCGCCGGTTGACCACCGACCACGTCATCGCGGCGACCGGCTACCGGTTCGCCCTCGATTCCCTGCCGTTTCTCGGGGAGCGGCTCCGGTCGCAGCTGCGTTCCGTGCAGCGGACGCCGATCCTCTCTCCCAACTTTGAGTCCTCGGTGCCCGGGCTCTACTTCACCGGGTTGGCGAGCGCCAATCACTTTGGGCCGGCGATGCGGTTCCTCCATGGGGCCGACTATACGGCGCGGCGCGTGTCGCACCATGTCGCCGGCGGGCGTCGAACCCGCTCGTCCCTTCCCGCGGGCGGGAGGCGCGCATTACGATGCCGGGAGTTTTCGTATGACCGATCACCATAG
- a CDS encoding polysaccharide deacetylase family protein produces the protein MMPRREGPLPQTNGDAHGGRGGLCVLTFHRVVERCERDHDITRRSFCHLLDAIAAMGTVTDTQLASGESLRKRAAVLTFDDGTEDHLWAGEELARRGLPAIFFVPAGRVGRPGFLPPHRVRGLGAMGIRIGSHGFDHLRLEAGLPPAAIRRELEDSKKFLEDVGGAPVVYFAPPGGLGSRVVRQALGRYGYAASRSMRWGIYESWEARWEIPCIPVTEFTLKRGWVTAALRVGAMPLAMRGAWLVKRLMPSRVRFAVRRKLHTPPGAARERTGP, from the coding sequence ATGATGCCGCGGCGGGAAGGTCCTCTTCCGCAGACGAACGGCGACGCGCACGGGGGGCGGGGCGGGCTGTGCGTGCTCACCTTCCACCGGGTGGTCGAGCGGTGCGAAAGGGATCACGACATCACGCGCCGATCGTTCTGCCACCTGTTGGACGCGATCGCGGCGATGGGCACCGTGACCGACACCCAACTCGCGTCGGGCGAGTCCCTGCGGAAGCGCGCCGCCGTCCTGACGTTTGATGACGGCACCGAGGACCATCTGTGGGCGGGGGAGGAACTGGCCCGCCGGGGTTTGCCGGCGATCTTCTTTGTCCCGGCGGGCCGAGTGGGCCGGCCGGGCTTCCTCCCGCCACACCGGGTGCGCGGCCTCGGTGCGATGGGGATCCGGATTGGCTCGCATGGGTTCGATCACCTGCGCCTGGAGGCGGGCCTGCCGCCCGCCGCGATACGAAGGGAACTGGAGGACTCAAAGAAGTTCCTGGAGGATGTCGGGGGGGCGCCGGTGGTGTATTTCGCCCCTCCGGGAGGACTGGGCAGCCGGGTGGTGCGGCAGGCGCTCGGCCGGTATGGATACGCGGCGTCGCGGTCGATGCGGTGGGGGATCTATGAGTCCTGGGAGGCGCGCTGGGAGATTCCCTGCATTCCGGTGACCGAGTTCACCCTGAAGCGCGGATGGGTCACCGCGGCCCTCCGGGTCGGTGCGATGCCCCTGGCGATGAGAGGCGCCTGGCTGGTCAAACGGCTGATGCCGAGTCGTGTCCGTTTCGCCGTGCGCAGGAAGCTTCATACTCCCCCGGGGGCGGCCCGCGAACGCACGGGGCCGTGA
- a CDS encoding amidohydrolase family protein, with amino-acid sequence MSTIVDSHLHLVTAAMFHRLRDRPWSIRPSAVAKLTGEGGRWAERIRSLEGVSLREHASRWTAAFDRAGVRTGFFIAIGEGNEELAEFVRSDPSRFQGWGSVVDPLAADAAATVGRFREWGLRGLKLYPPIQRFSASDRAVYPVYEAAAAQGLAVLFHFGITVAPIYDLRYADPLHLSAAAKDFPEITFTIAHCGAGFLREALFLAYHTDNIWVDTSGTNNWREYTPGAPPLEEVFRDLLRTYGPRRIMFGTDSTIPQEYREAILAEQRATFDRLVAAEEDRAAIFGGNARRLFGLREA; translated from the coding sequence TTGTCCACGATCGTTGACAGCCATCTGCACCTGGTGACCGCAGCCATGTTCCACCGCCTTCGGGATCGACCGTGGTCGATCCGGCCCAGCGCGGTCGCGAAGCTCACCGGCGAAGGGGGGCGGTGGGCGGAGCGGATCCGCAGCCTGGAAGGGGTGTCGCTGCGGGAGCACGCCTCGCGGTGGACCGCCGCCTTCGACCGCGCCGGGGTGCGGACGGGATTTTTCATCGCGATCGGGGAGGGGAACGAAGAGCTCGCGGAATTCGTGCGGTCCGACCCGTCGAGGTTCCAGGGCTGGGGGAGCGTGGTCGATCCGCTGGCGGCGGATGCGGCCGCGACGGTCGGCCGGTTCCGCGAGTGGGGACTCCGGGGGCTCAAGCTCTACCCGCCGATCCAGCGGTTCAGCGCCAGCGATCGCGCCGTCTACCCCGTCTACGAGGCGGCGGCGGCGCAGGGGCTCGCCGTCCTCTTCCATTTCGGGATCACGGTGGCACCGATCTACGACCTGCGGTACGCCGACCCGCTCCACCTCTCGGCGGCGGCGAAGGACTTTCCGGAGATCACGTTTACGATCGCGCACTGCGGCGCGGGATTCCTCCGCGAGGCGCTGTTCCTGGCCTACCACACCGACAACATCTGGGTGGACACGTCGGGCACCAACAACTGGCGGGAGTACACGCCGGGGGCGCCGCCCCTGGAAGAAGTCTTCCGCGATCTCCTCCGGACCTACGGCCCGCGGCGGATCATGTTCGGGACGGACTCGACGATCCCCCAAGAGTACCGCGAGGCGATCCTCGCCGAGCAGCGCGCGACGTTCGATCGGCTGGTGGCGGCGGAGGAGGACCGCGCCGCGATCTTCGGGGGGAACGCCCGGCGCCTCTTCGGCCTCCGGGAGGCGTAG
- a CDS encoding class I SAM-dependent methyltransferase has protein sequence MTDHHSRARELPHALLPAPEATVPALVLKVGRYVLHDHGGLGVIRTLGRLGVPVYGIVEDRFTPAAVSGYLTGAFVWDTRDLDRHRLLDGMAVIAERLDRPTVLIPTDDAAAIFMAEEAATLRRWYLFPEQPAHLPRTLASKKELYLLCKRIGVACPETVIPNSLSDVHRFVESAMFPVMVKAAERHPRSERTTWIARTPEQAVAVYRDAEGRGGSSLIFQEYIPPACGEDWFYHGYRNTQSDCCVGFTGRKLRSYPPFAGPTTLGQAVGNEPLRQQVEALLQAVSYSGVMDLDYRLDKRDGRYKLLDFNPRIGAQFRLFESPAGLDVARALYLDLTGRRVPRPGPIEGRTFIVEPYDLLASLGYFRRGVLGLREWWRSLEGWRELAWFNRDDVLPFLVMGLRLFLRGVERALRMRPGPPISNRLPSYVRGARDRVAAGPRTAVRARRIGWLSRPGGPAGRAGVAGTEVRDGGGDGGGSDAPNAGRRKSMRGTLRAMRTVSRLARLVATDPSESWGKIQDHVAEWRERRRPRCGYEVERDWERRLHQLLGLPGPGEADPEFWALWPQVVAPFEAQGVQIGRGAFGGWGDGEPGMVRAVWYVVRHLRPACIVETGVARGFTTRVILEALERNGSGHLWSIDLPPALKPELHRQVGAAVLDRLRHRWSYLKGSSAQRLPGLLARLGQIDLFIHDSRHTERTVRFELDRAWAALRPGGVLIVDDIDLNRGFASFTRAFSGHQSLVCYAEPLRPDPPRFHGRGLFGIIRKNVAAADRVAGDD, from the coding sequence ATGACCGATCACCATAGTCGGGCCCGGGAGCTGCCGCACGCGCTCCTCCCTGCGCCCGAGGCGACCGTGCCGGCGCTGGTGCTGAAGGTGGGTCGGTACGTCCTTCACGACCATGGGGGGCTCGGCGTCATCCGGACCCTCGGCCGGTTGGGCGTGCCGGTCTATGGCATCGTCGAGGATCGGTTCACCCCGGCCGCGGTCTCCGGATATCTGACGGGCGCATTCGTCTGGGATACTCGCGATCTGGATCGGCACCGGCTCCTCGATGGCATGGCGGTGATCGCCGAACGATTGGATCGTCCCACCGTGCTCATTCCTACGGATGATGCGGCGGCAATTTTCATGGCGGAGGAGGCGGCGACGTTGCGGCGGTGGTACCTGTTCCCCGAGCAGCCGGCGCATCTCCCGCGGACGTTGGCCAGCAAGAAGGAGCTGTACCTGTTGTGCAAGCGGATCGGGGTGGCCTGCCCGGAAACGGTGATCCCGAACTCTCTCTCGGACGTGCACCGGTTCGTCGAGTCCGCGATGTTTCCGGTCATGGTGAAAGCCGCCGAGCGGCACCCGCGGAGCGAACGCACCACATGGATCGCCCGGACTCCCGAGCAGGCGGTCGCGGTCTACCGGGACGCGGAAGGCCGGGGCGGGTCGAGCCTGATTTTTCAGGAGTATATTCCCCCGGCCTGCGGCGAGGACTGGTTCTACCACGGGTACCGCAACACCCAATCCGATTGCTGTGTGGGCTTCACCGGCAGGAAGCTTCGGTCGTATCCTCCCTTTGCCGGCCCGACGACGCTAGGGCAGGCGGTGGGAAACGAACCGCTGCGGCAGCAGGTAGAGGCGCTGTTGCAGGCGGTGTCCTATTCGGGCGTGATGGATCTCGACTACCGCCTCGATAAGCGGGATGGCCGGTACAAGCTCCTCGACTTCAACCCGCGGATCGGGGCGCAGTTTCGGCTGTTCGAGAGTCCGGCCGGGCTCGATGTGGCGAGGGCGCTGTATCTCGATCTGACGGGACGGCGCGTCCCCCGGCCCGGCCCGATCGAGGGCCGTACGTTCATCGTCGAACCCTACGACCTCCTGGCCAGCCTCGGCTATTTCCGACGGGGCGTGCTCGGGCTCCGCGAGTGGTGGCGGTCGCTCGAGGGCTGGCGGGAATTGGCGTGGTTCAATCGCGATGATGTGCTCCCGTTCCTGGTGATGGGCCTTCGGCTGTTCCTGCGAGGGGTCGAGCGGGCCCTGCGGATGCGTCCCGGCCCGCCCATCTCCAACCGCCTGCCGTCCTACGTGCGGGGCGCGCGGGATCGGGTGGCGGCGGGGCCGCGCACGGCCGTCCGAGCACGCCGGATTGGATGGCTTTCACGTCCGGGGGGCCCTGCCGGTCGGGCGGGCGTTGCCGGGACGGAGGTTCGCGACGGCGGCGGCGATGGAGGGGGGAGCGACGCGCCGAACGCGGGGAGGAGGAAGTCGATGCGGGGCACTCTCCGGGCGATGAGGACGGTGTCGCGGCTCGCCCGTCTCGTGGCCACCGATCCGAGCGAATCCTGGGGGAAGATACAGGATCACGTCGCCGAATGGCGGGAGCGCCGCAGGCCGCGGTGCGGGTACGAGGTGGAACGCGATTGGGAACGCCGCCTGCACCAACTCCTCGGCCTTCCAGGGCCGGGCGAGGCGGACCCCGAGTTTTGGGCGCTGTGGCCGCAGGTGGTGGCGCCATTTGAGGCGCAGGGGGTGCAGATCGGCCGGGGAGCTTTTGGCGGGTGGGGGGACGGGGAGCCGGGAATGGTCCGTGCGGTGTGGTATGTGGTTCGGCATCTGCGGCCCGCTTGCATCGTCGAAACCGGAGTCGCGCGTGGGTTTACCACTCGGGTGATTCTCGAAGCATTGGAACGGAACGGCAGCGGTCACCTTTGGAGCATTGACCTACCCCCGGCCCTGAAACCGGAGTTGCACCGGCAAGTCGGGGCGGCGGTGTTGGACCGCCTTCGCCACCGCTGGTCGTACCTGAAGGGGTCGAGCGCGCAGCGCCTCCCGGGGCTGCTGGCCCGGCTCGGGCAGATCGACCTCTTCATCCACGACAGTCGGCATACGGAACGCACCGTCCGCTTCGAGCTCGATCGGGCGTGGGCGGCGTTGCGCCCGGGCGGGGTCCTCATCGTCGACGACATTGATCTCAACCGGGGCTTCGCTTCGTTCACGCGGGCGTTTTCGGGTCATCAGTCCCTGGTCTGCTACGCCGAGCCCCTTCGACCCGATCCGCCGCGCTTCCACGGCCGGGGGCTGTTCGGCATCATCCGAAAGAATGTGGCGGCCGCGGACCGGGTGGCGGGCGATGATTGA
- a CDS encoding glycosyltransferase family 4 protein — protein MRVLILHNHYQHAGGEDVAVAGERDLLASHGEDVKVHAVSNDTLRTAWARTAAAWRAPYSSASRREVAAEILRFRPDIVHIHNFFPLLTPSVYDAGRAARIPVVQTLHNYRLLCLNAEFFRHGHPCEDCLTKMVPWPGVLHACYRRSRGASAAVAAMLTLNRLRRTWSDKVDLYIALTEFARNKFIQGGLPARKIVIKPNFVRVDPGPGTGGGRYALFVGRLVAGKGLTTLLAAVAHLKDQIPFKIVGEGPLAGAAGSAGGAGGSVEWLGACSHERVLALMKEAWVLLFPSLYYENFPMVIAEAYAAGLPIIASNVGSMSRLIDHGRTGLHVRPNDPSDLAAKLQWLWTHPQDRARLSRNARAEFEQKYTAERNYQALMEIYALARKQSSVACSGSMQRADVVGSS, from the coding sequence ATGCGAGTCTTGATCCTCCACAATCACTATCAACACGCGGGCGGCGAAGACGTCGCGGTGGCCGGCGAGCGCGACCTGCTCGCCTCCCACGGCGAGGACGTCAAGGTGCACGCGGTCTCGAACGACACGCTGCGCACCGCGTGGGCCAGGACCGCGGCGGCGTGGCGCGCGCCCTATTCCAGCGCGTCGCGACGGGAGGTTGCCGCGGAGATTCTCCGGTTTCGGCCGGACATCGTCCATATCCATAATTTCTTTCCCCTGCTCACCCCTTCCGTCTACGATGCCGGTCGAGCCGCTCGGATCCCGGTCGTGCAGACCCTGCACAATTACCGGCTGCTCTGCTTGAACGCGGAGTTCTTTCGCCACGGCCACCCCTGCGAGGACTGCCTGACGAAGATGGTCCCGTGGCCGGGGGTGCTGCACGCGTGCTATCGCCGGAGCCGCGGCGCGAGTGCGGCGGTGGCGGCCATGTTGACGCTGAACCGGCTCCGCCGCACCTGGAGCGACAAAGTCGACCTGTACATCGCGTTGACCGAGTTTGCCCGGAACAAGTTCATTCAGGGGGGCCTTCCCGCCCGGAAGATCGTGATCAAGCCCAATTTCGTCCGCGTCGACCCGGGGCCCGGAACGGGGGGAGGCCGCTACGCGCTGTTCGTGGGCCGGCTCGTGGCCGGAAAAGGATTGACGACGCTCCTGGCAGCCGTGGCGCACTTGAAAGACCAGATCCCCTTCAAGATCGTGGGGGAGGGCCCGCTCGCCGGCGCTGCCGGGAGCGCCGGCGGCGCGGGTGGCAGCGTGGAGTGGCTGGGAGCGTGTTCTCATGAGCGCGTGCTGGCATTGATGAAGGAGGCATGGGTTCTCCTCTTTCCCTCCCTCTACTACGAGAACTTCCCCATGGTCATCGCGGAAGCGTACGCCGCGGGGTTGCCGATCATTGCGAGCAACGTGGGCAGCATGTCGCGGTTGATCGACCATGGACGCACCGGGCTGCACGTCCGCCCAAACGATCCCTCGGATCTCGCGGCCAAACTGCAGTGGCTCTGGACGCATCCCCAGGATCGCGCCCGGCTGAGCCGGAACGCGAGGGCCGAGTTCGAGCAAAAATACACGGCGGAACGCAACTACCAGGCGCTGATGGAGATCTACGCGTTGGCGAGGAAGCAATCGTCAGTTGCGTGTTCGGGATCGATGCAACGCGCGGACGTGGTGGGGTCCTCATGA
- a CDS encoding polysaccharide biosynthesis C-terminal domain-containing protein: protein MGEPRQGSALLPVLVGWAAKGSWAIMDQGLFASSNFLLNVMLARWLTPRDYGAFTVAFSFFLFIGAVHFALLIEPMLVFGPAKYAGRYAEYLNTLLLGHWALVAPASLALLLSGTFLALFWPGALSAALVGFAFAGPVILLTWLMRRACYLRSEPRLAALAGLLHLTLMMVGLFALYRQRWLSILSALALLVAVSLLTCLWLSIRLHLPWPSRPPRGVFRGTLKDHWRYGRWAAATMVLMWIPGESYFLLLPLWHGLDATAVFKAMMNLTTPLRNTDIALGVLMLPVLARVRGTARFGRLISLATAVLVVGSAVYWIPLVLFHRPLLAWMYGGRYEGYAEVLWFLGLYLLISPVTDIFGGGLRALERPDLVFRANVLATVAALTFGLWGIVRWGVVGAGGGLALSSTVRAIATWWYFRDQRRRVHWSENVAGVRPAG from the coding sequence GTGGGCGAGCCTCGGCAGGGCTCGGCGCTGTTGCCCGTTTTGGTGGGCTGGGCGGCCAAGGGGTCCTGGGCCATCATGGACCAGGGGCTTTTTGCGTCGTCCAACTTTCTGCTCAACGTCATGCTTGCCCGGTGGCTGACCCCTCGGGATTATGGTGCGTTCACCGTAGCATTTTCGTTCTTCCTGTTCATCGGCGCCGTGCATTTTGCCCTGCTGATCGAACCCATGCTGGTGTTCGGCCCGGCCAAGTATGCGGGGCGGTACGCGGAATATCTGAACACGCTCCTGCTGGGCCACTGGGCTTTGGTTGCGCCGGCGAGCCTAGCCCTGCTGCTCTCCGGCACGTTCCTCGCTCTGTTTTGGCCCGGTGCCCTGTCCGCGGCATTGGTGGGGTTTGCGTTTGCGGGTCCGGTGATCCTTCTGACCTGGTTGATGCGGCGGGCGTGTTACCTTCGCTCGGAGCCCCGCCTCGCCGCGCTCGCGGGCCTGCTCCATCTGACGCTGATGATGGTGGGCCTCTTCGCCCTCTACCGACAGCGGTGGCTATCCATTTTGTCGGCCCTCGCGCTGTTGGTGGCCGTGAGCCTTCTCACCTGTCTCTGGCTTTCGATTCGCCTGCACCTCCCCTGGCCCTCGCGCCCGCCCCGGGGGGTGTTTCGCGGCACATTGAAAGACCACTGGCGGTATGGGCGGTGGGCCGCCGCCACCATGGTCTTGATGTGGATCCCGGGCGAGTCATACTTTCTGCTCCTCCCCCTATGGCACGGTCTGGATGCGACGGCGGTGTTCAAGGCGATGATGAATCTGACCACGCCTCTTCGGAACACGGACATCGCCCTCGGGGTGTTAATGTTGCCGGTGCTGGCGCGCGTTCGGGGGACCGCTCGGTTTGGTCGATTGATATCGCTGGCGACGGCCGTGCTGGTTGTCGGGTCGGCGGTGTACTGGATTCCGCTGGTCCTGTTTCATCGCCCGCTGCTGGCATGGATGTACGGAGGGCGATACGAGGGATACGCCGAGGTGCTGTGGTTCCTGGGCCTGTACCTGCTGATTTCGCCGGTCACGGACATCTTCGGCGGTGGATTGCGGGCGCTTGAGCGGCCCGACTTGGTATTCAGAGCCAACGTCCTGGCGACGGTTGCGGCCCTGACCTTCGGGCTCTGGGGCATCGTCCGCTGGGGGGTTGTCGGAGCGGGGGGAGGGCTGGCATTGTCGTCCACGGTCAGGGCCATCGCGACGTGGTGGTACTTTCGGGACCAAAGGAGGCGCGTCCACTGGTCTGAAAATGTCGCCGGCGTGAGGCCGGCAGGGTGA
- a CDS encoding glycosyltransferase, whose translation MRVLLSAYACEPNRGSEPGVGWGTVQALAAHHEVWALTRANNRPAIERETARTPMPSVHFVYYDLPRWARWWKHGQRGAQLYYYLWQLGAYFTVRRLHRGIRFDLVHHLTFVKYWTPSVLALLGAPFVWGPVGGGESIPGAFRRDLGPIGMAHETVRDLARWVGEHDPLVRLTARRSAVTLATTPATADRILRMRGHNVRILSQLGLSDRDLIRLASYPPPAEAPLRFISIGNLFRWKGVHLALRAFAQAGLDAEFWVVGDGPERSRLQCQAAALGIASRARFWGRLPREEAWAMLARSHILVFPGMRDSGGTVCLEAMAMGRPVICLQLGGPAQVTKGSGIQIPACAPAQAVRDLAEAMRRLARDPAHRQELAEAGRRWSADAYRWEQKVEHINAIYREAVAAAADGHP comes from the coding sequence GTGAGGGTTCTGCTGTCCGCCTACGCCTGCGAGCCGAACAGAGGCTCCGAACCGGGAGTGGGCTGGGGCACCGTGCAGGCCCTGGCCGCGCACCATGAGGTCTGGGCCCTGACGCGGGCCAACAACCGGCCGGCGATCGAGCGGGAGACGGCCCGCACCCCGATGCCAAGCGTTCACTTCGTCTACTATGATCTTCCGCGGTGGGCCCGTTGGTGGAAGCACGGGCAGCGAGGGGCGCAGCTGTACTACTACCTCTGGCAACTCGGGGCCTACTTCACCGTTCGCCGACTGCACCGCGGCATCAGGTTTGATCTCGTCCACCACCTCACCTTTGTGAAATACTGGACGCCGAGCGTCCTGGCGCTGCTGGGGGCTCCGTTCGTCTGGGGACCGGTGGGAGGGGGAGAATCCATCCCCGGCGCGTTTCGGCGGGATTTGGGCCCCATCGGGATGGCCCACGAAACCGTGCGGGATCTGGCCCGGTGGGTAGGGGAGCACGACCCCTTGGTGCGGCTCACCGCCAGACGGAGTGCCGTCACGCTCGCCACCACCCCGGCGACCGCGGACCGGATCCTGCGGATGCGGGGGCACAATGTACGGATCCTCAGCCAGCTGGGGCTGTCGGACCGCGACCTGATCCGGCTGGCCAGCTACCCGCCGCCCGCCGAGGCGCCGCTCCGGTTCATCAGCATCGGCAACTTGTTTCGGTGGAAGGGCGTCCATCTGGCCCTGCGGGCGTTTGCGCAGGCCGGGCTGGACGCGGAGTTTTGGGTGGTGGGAGACGGTCCTGAACGGTCCAGGCTTCAGTGCCAGGCCGCGGCCCTGGGGATCGCGTCCCGGGCCAGATTTTGGGGACGGCTGCCCCGCGAGGAGGCATGGGCAATGCTGGCCCGGTCCCATATCTTGGTCTTTCCCGGAATGCGCGATTCGGGAGGGACGGTGTGTTTGGAGGCGATGGCGATGGGCCGTCCCGTCATCTGCCTCCAGCTGGGGGGGCCCGCACAAGTCACCAAGGGGAGCGGGATCCAAATCCCTGCGTGCGCTCCCGCGCAGGCGGTACGGGATCTTGCGGAGGCGATGCGCCGGTTGGCGCGGGATCCGGCGCACCGCCAGGAGCTCGCCGAAGCCGGGAGGCGATGGAGCGCCGACGCGTACCGGTGGGAACAGAAGGTGGAACACATCAACGCCATATATCGGGAGGCGGTGGCGGCCGCCGCGGACGGACATCCCTAG